In Quercus lobata isolate SW786 unplaced genomic scaffold, ValleyOak3.0 Primary Assembly Scq3eQI_1848, whole genome shotgun sequence, a genomic segment contains:
- the LOC115973652 gene encoding NDR1/HIN1-like protein 13, producing MLHQERDTDPDQQPETNPYFRPLSLDQRSQRPPSQDQRSQRPPSHDQRSQPPFAQGQPPNQWPQPPSKKGKKSKQGGQEQRQPSRPRQQDQQSPGSADHFPLNAALPSSQSKPNQQRLKSQDPSSPPPVPSTLPSGQRTQNEQAPPHGSSSPPNWRQHPQRQGQYQSGLTILPREHHHRHKPLTWFLAVFCAILWVVIIVGGLIVLIVYLVYRPRLPRFDISAATLNAAYLDMGYLLNADVTMLANFSNPNRKVNVDFSYMYIDLYYGSTLIATQYVPPFYATRAQSKFAYIHMVTSQVGIPLVAARRLKKQIEAEGVQFQVKGYFRARSTLGRLLKYSYLLHTHCYILMSGPPTGALIRSECRTKR from the coding sequence ATGCTGCATCAGGAACGTGATACCGACCCTGATCAGCAACCTGAAACCAACCCTTATTTTCGCCCACTGTCACTAGACCAACGTTCCCAGCGCCCCCCATCGCAAGACCAACGTTCCCAGCGCCCACCGTCACATGACCAACGTTCCCAGCCACCCTTTGCACAGGGACAGCCACCCAATCAATGGCCACAACCACCttccaaaaagggaaaaaaatccaaGCAGGGTGGTCAAGAGCAACGCCAGCCATCGCGTCCACGGCAACAAGATCAACAGTCCCCTGGGTCTGCAGATCATTTTCCCCTGAATGCTGCTCTGCCATCTAGCCAATCGAAGCCAAATCAGCAACGTCTCAAGTCACAAGACCCCTCTTCACCGCCACCTGTCCCATCTACACTGCCTTCTGGCCAAAGGACGCAAAATGAGCAGGCCCCGCCACATGGGTCTTCATCGCCACCTAACTGGAGGCAACATCCGCAGCGCCAGGGTCAATACCAATCAGGCCTGACGATATTGCCACGAGAGCATCATCATCGACACAAACCTTTAACGTGGTTTCTTGCAGTGTTCTGTGCAATTCTTTGGGTTGTCATAATCGTAGGAGGCCTAATTGTCCTCATAGTCTATCTTGTTTATCGGCCACGGCTCCCCCGGTTTGATATATCTGCTGCCACCTTGAATGCAGCCTATCTTGACATGGGCTATCTGCTCAATGCTGATGTTACTATGCTCGCAAACTTCTCAAATCCAAACAGGAAAGTGAACGTTGATTTCAGTTACATGTACATTGATCTATACTATGGAAGTACCCTTATTGCTACTCAATATGTTCCACCATTCTATGCCACACGGGCCCAATCCAAGTTTGCTTATATTCATATGGTGACTAGTCAGGTTGGGATTCCACTGGTAGCAGCCCGAAGGCTTAAGAAGCAGATAGAAGCCGAAGGGGTCCAGTTTCAAGTGAAAGGTTATTTCAGGGCACGATCTACTTTGGGGAGGCTCCTAAAATACTCGTATTTGTTGCATACTCATTGCTATATTCTCATGTCTGGACCTCCTACCGGGGCTTTGATTAGGAGCGAATGCAGAACGAAACGCTGA